In Halobacterium noricense, the genomic stretch GCGAAGACGGTGCGGCCGTCGGGCGACCGCGTGCTCGAACGCCTCGACGTGCCGGCGCTCGGCGTCGCCGTGCTGTTCGTCGCCGTGCTGGCGACCACGCTCGGCGCGCTCCCCGAAATCGGGGCCGCCGACACGACCGTCATCACGTCGGACGTCACGCAGTACTACCTCGAACACGCGTACAAGGAAGCGGGCGTGAAGAACGCCGTCACGGCCGTGCTCGCGGCCTACCGTGGGTTCGACACCCTCGGCGAGGCGGTCGTCGTCTACTCCGCGGGCGTCGGCCTGCTCGTCGTGCTCGGGAAGGAGGTGTTCGCATGAGCGAATCTCCCTCGGGAGCTGACCCCGAAGCGGCCGAGACGGCCGACGACCTGCAATCGTACGTCGAGAGCCCCATCATCATGGCGACGGTGCGCGTCGTCTCGCCGTTCGTATT encodes the following:
- a CDS encoding DUF4040 domain-containing protein gives rise to the protein MNLELPLIAFVLASALATAVLRDVLAAIIAFATYSLGIAVVWVVLQAPDVGLTEAAVGAGVTTVLFLLTIAKTVRPSGDRVLERLDVPALGVAVLFVAVLATTLGALPEIGAADTTVITSDVTQYYLEHAYKEAGVKNAVTAVLAAYRGFDTLGEAVVVYSAGVGLLVVLGKEVFA